One window of the Archangium primigenium genome contains the following:
- the nagE gene encoding N-acetylglucosamine-specific PTS transporter subunit IIBC, whose product MVSNKFAGVQQLGRALMLPIAVLPIAGLLLRLGQPDLLGISFIAAAGDAIFANLGLLFAVGVAVGFAKENHGAAGLAGAVGYFIVIKGTDALVQVPPAVLDGLVGAAKDLAVSGYKARLASKISVPTGIISGLLAGVLYNRFKDIKLPEYLAFFGGRRFVPIITGLACLGVALVFGFGWPLIESGLDSASRAVFSAGRAGLFLYGVFNRLLLVTGLHHILNNLAWFILGDYNGATGDLNRFFKGDPAAGAMMAGFFPVMMFGLPAACLAMYRAALPRNRAKVGGLLLSMALTSFLTGVTEPIEFAFMFLAPPLYLLHAVLTGVSMVAMDVLNVKLGFGFSAGMFDYVLNYKLATNPVLLLPVGAVYFGLYYGLFTLCISHFNLKTPGREEDDLASAAPADGASLPAPALSRGAAWIQALGGAANIQVVDACTTRLRLNVADNTRVDEKAASVLGSRGIIRPAPGSVQIIIGPQADQVASEVREALRAGPAVAPAAVNPERTLAQGMIVALGGASNIRDIGLCSTRLRLVVVDDQRVDDAALRGLGTRGVVKPAAGSVQVIIGPTADRVADELRALLR is encoded by the coding sequence TTGATGTTGCCCATCGCCGTCCTGCCGATCGCGGGCCTGCTGCTGCGTCTGGGTCAACCAGATCTGCTCGGCATCTCGTTCATCGCGGCGGCGGGAGACGCCATCTTCGCCAACCTCGGCCTGTTGTTCGCCGTGGGTGTGGCGGTGGGCTTCGCCAAGGAGAACCACGGCGCCGCGGGTCTGGCGGGCGCGGTGGGCTACTTCATCGTCATCAAGGGCACGGATGCCCTGGTGCAGGTGCCGCCCGCGGTCCTCGACGGGCTGGTGGGCGCGGCCAAGGACCTGGCGGTGTCCGGGTACAAGGCGCGCCTCGCCTCGAAGATCAGCGTGCCCACGGGCATCATCTCCGGCCTGCTCGCGGGGGTGCTGTACAACCGCTTCAAGGACATCAAGCTGCCGGAGTACCTGGCCTTCTTCGGTGGCCGCCGGTTCGTTCCCATCATCACGGGTCTGGCGTGCCTGGGCGTGGCGCTGGTGTTCGGCTTTGGCTGGCCCCTCATCGAGTCGGGCCTGGACAGCGCCAGCCGCGCGGTGTTCAGCGCGGGCCGGGCGGGTCTGTTCCTCTACGGCGTGTTCAACCGGCTCTTGCTCGTCACCGGCCTGCACCACATCCTCAACAACCTCGCGTGGTTCATCCTCGGGGACTACAACGGCGCCACGGGTGACCTGAACCGCTTCTTCAAGGGTGACCCCGCCGCGGGCGCGATGATGGCGGGCTTCTTCCCGGTGATGATGTTCGGCCTGCCGGCGGCGTGTCTGGCCATGTACCGGGCGGCCCTGCCGCGCAACCGCGCCAAGGTGGGCGGCCTGCTCTTGTCCATGGCGCTCACGTCCTTCCTCACCGGCGTGACCGAGCCCATCGAGTTCGCGTTCATGTTCCTCGCGCCGCCGCTCTACCTGCTGCACGCGGTGCTCACGGGGGTGTCCATGGTGGCCATGGACGTGCTCAACGTGAAGCTGGGCTTCGGCTTCTCGGCGGGCATGTTCGACTACGTGCTCAACTACAAGCTGGCCACCAACCCCGTCCTGCTGCTGCCCGTGGGCGCGGTGTACTTCGGCCTCTATTACGGCCTGTTCACCCTCTGCATCTCCCACTTCAACCTGAAGACCCCGGGCCGTGAGGAGGACGACCTCGCCTCGGCCGCTCCGGCCGATGGCGCCTCGCTGCCCGCGCCCGCCCTGTCCCGGGGCGCGGCCTGGATCCAGGCGCTCGGAGGCGCGGCGAACATCCAGGTCGTGGACGCCTGCACCACCCGCCTGCGCCTGAACGTGGCGGACAACACCCGCGTCGACGAGAAGGCCGCCTCGGTGCTCGGCTCGCGCGGCATCATCCGGCCCGCGCCCGGCAGCGTGCAGATCATCATCGGCCCGCAGGCCGACCAGGTGGCCTCCGAGGTGCGCGAGGCGCTGCGCGCGGGTCCGGCCGTCGCTCCCGCGGCCGTCAACCCCGAGCGCACCCTGGCGCAGGGCATGATCGTCGCGCTGGGCGGTGCCTCGAACATCCGGGACATCGGCCTGTGCTCCACGCGCCTGCGGCTGGTGGTGGTGGACGATCAGCGCGTGGATGACGCGGCGCTGCGAGGGCTCGGCACGCGCGGCGTGGTCAAGCCGGCCGCCGGCTCCGTGCAGGTCATCATCGGGCCCACGGCGGACCGGGTGGCCGACGAGCTGCGCGCGCTGCTGCGCTGA